Proteins encoded together in one Onychomys torridus chromosome 1, mOncTor1.1, whole genome shotgun sequence window:
- the Rabac1 gene encoding prenylated Rab acceptor protein 1 has product MAAQKDQQKDAEVEGLSATILLPKLIPSGAGREWLERRRATIRPWGTFVDQQRFSRPRNLGELCQRLVRNVEYYQSNYVFVFLGLILYCVVTSPMLLVALAVFFGACYILYLRTLQSKFVLFGREVSPAHQYALAGSVSFPFFWLAGAGSAVFWVLGATLVVIGSHAAFHQIEPADGEELQMEPV; this is encoded by the exons atggcagctcagaaGGACCAGCAGAAGGATGCGGAGGTGGAAGGGCTGAGCGCCAC GATCCTGCTGCCCAAGCTGATTCCCTCCGGCGCTGGCCGGGAGTGGCTGGAGCGGCGCCGGGCGACCATCAGGCCTTGGGGCACCTTCGTGGACCAGCAGCGTTTCTCGCGACCCCGAAACCTGGGCGAGCTTTGCCAGCGCCTGGTACGCAACGTGGAATATTACCAAAGCAACTACGTGTTCGTGTTCCTGGGCCTCATCCTTTACTGCGT GGTGACGTCCCCCATGCTGCTGGTGGCTCTGGCTGTCTTCTTTGGCGCCTGTTACATTCTCTATCTGCGCACGTTGCAGTCGAAGTTTGTGCTCTTTG GCCGGGAGGTGAGCCCAGCACATCAGTACGCCCTGGCTGGTAGcgtctctttccccttcttctgGCTGGCCGGTGCTGGCTCCGCTGTCTTCTGGGTCCTGG GAGCTACACTGGTGGTCATCGGCTCCCATGCCGCCTTCCACCAGATAGAGCCGGCAGATGGAGAGGAACTGCAGATGGAACCAGTGTAA
- the LOC118578475 gene encoding proline-rich receptor-like protein kinase PERK9, translating to MGREIRVDALGARVRERVAAQAASGAAPRPPGMSPARPSGPRPGGRSRDPTLSLKLLSSAPPPGPSPPTAVQVPSAPNGPPPPPTDEDLSAPEPPPPARPRCTRPPPPARGHLMKPSPRREGQRATSTMARPRPYADPESWKPESPRGLGTCCLGSPNRTPGSEGGGLGLDP from the exons atgggCCGAGAAATCAGAGTGGACGCGCTGGGGGCGCGAGTCCGGGAGCGGGTGGCGGCGCAGGCTGCGAGTGGGGCCGCGCCTCGGCCTCCAGGGATGTCGCCCGCCCGCCCGTCGGGCCCCCGCCCTGGAGGCCGCTCCAGAGATCCGACCCTCTCCCTGAAACTCCTCTCCAGCGCACCCCCGCCTGGCCCCAGCCCCCCGACCGCGGTGCAGGTTCCTTCTG CGCCTAATGGCCCCCCCCCGCCGCCGACTGATGAAGATTTATCGGCCCCGGAGCCCCCGCCCCCGGCCCGGCCTCGCTGCACCCGGCCCCCGCCGCCCGCCCGCGGACACCTGATGAAGCCGTCACCGCGGCGGGAGGGGCAGCGCGCGACCTCGACCATGGCTAGGCCGAGACCCTACGCTGATCCAGAATCCTGGAAACCAGAGAGTCCCCGAGGCCTGGGGACCTGCTGCCTAGGGAGTCCCAACAGaacccctgggtctgagggaggagggctgggtctggacccctga